One window from the genome of Pseudanabaenaceae cyanobacterium SKYG29 encodes:
- a CDS encoding S8 family serine peptidase produces MQPCDLFYAGGIDDRGMLSPEVFPLNVTPGNSLPTALDIGNLQGEFQFTDAVTVTDPIDVFRFTLTGTGNISIDLTQLSADADLFLVRDFNGDRLVNNNEIIASSERWGNAPESIRLTNLLPGEYFLLVEQYQGNTTYNLTIRTEITTPPSAGNFNPVFGFGLVDASAAVGMALGQKITPGSPVTSNVPNNWGDLNLINVPAVWAKGITGAGVTVAVLDTGIDISHPDLAANIWVNLGEVPGNGIDDEGNGFVDDVHGWDFGDRDNTPFPGRENGSSHGTHVAGTIAALRNGITTDSRGNQFEVQGVAPDVKIMAVRVLGGRFGNTASTLAQGIRYAVDNGADIINLSLGANMNASVLRAALSYAEEKGVIVVSAAGNEANRGATVPSFPARDAALADVGIAVGAIDRNANIASFSNPAGVVLGEFPFVVAPGVSVLSTLPNNRYGSFSGTSMATPHVAGVIALMLQANPNLTPRQVEEILIATSRPLPLTA; encoded by the coding sequence ATGCAGCCCTGTGATTTGTTTTATGCAGGTGGGATAGACGATCGGGGTATGCTCAGCCCTGAGGTTTTTCCCCTGAATGTGACCCCTGGTAATTCTCTGCCCACAGCCCTAGATATTGGCAACCTGCAGGGGGAATTTCAGTTTACTGATGCAGTGACTGTCACGGACCCCATCGATGTCTTTCGTTTTACCCTGACGGGGACGGGCAACATCAGTATTGATTTGACACAGTTGAGTGCCGATGCTGACCTATTCTTGGTGCGGGATTTCAATGGCGATCGGTTGGTCAACAACAATGAGATTATCGCTAGTTCGGAGCGCTGGGGCAATGCTCCTGAATCTATCCGTCTAACTAACCTGCTGCCAGGAGAATATTTTCTGCTAGTGGAGCAATACCAAGGCAATACCACGTACAACCTCACAATCCGCACAGAGATTACCACCCCCCCCAGTGCAGGGAACTTTAATCCCGTTTTTGGCTTTGGCTTGGTAGATGCCAGTGCGGCGGTTGGTATGGCGTTGGGACAAAAGATTACACCTGGGTCTCCTGTTACTTCTAATGTGCCTAACAACTGGGGTGACCTCAACTTAATCAATGTGCCAGCAGTCTGGGCAAAGGGTATAACGGGAGCGGGGGTGACAGTGGCAGTTCTGGACACAGGGATAGATATTTCTCATCCTGACCTGGCAGCTAACATCTGGGTTAATTTGGGGGAAGTCCCTGGCAACGGTATCGACGATGAGGGAAATGGCTTCGTGGATGATGTCCATGGTTGGGATTTTGGCGACCGGGACAACACTCCTTTCCCTGGCAGGGAAAATGGCTCTAGTCATGGCACCCATGTGGCAGGCACGATCGCTGCTTTACGCAATGGTATCACTACAGACAGCCGGGGCAACCAGTTTGAGGTACAGGGAGTAGCGCCCGATGTCAAGATCATGGCTGTACGCGTATTGGGAGGGAGATTTGGGAATACAGCTAGTACCCTTGCCCAGGGAATTCGCTATGCCGTGGACAACGGCGCAGACATTATTAACCTGAGTTTGGGGGCCAACATGAATGCCAGTGTGCTCCGTGCTGCCCTCAGCTATGCGGAAGAAAAGGGGGTAATTGTGGTATCGGCAGCGGGCAATGAGGCTAATCGCGGGGCAACGGTACCCAGTTTCCCGGCGCGGGATGCGGCTTTGGCGGACGTGGGCATTGCTGTGGGGGCGATCGATCGCAATGCTAATATTGCCAGTTTCTCTAATCCGGCGGGGGTAGTGTTGGGGGAATTTCCCTTTGTTGTCGCCCCTGGGGTGAGTGTGCTTTCCACTTTACCCAATAATCGGTATGGCAGTTTTAGCGGTACTTCCATGGCTACGCCCCATGTGGCAGGAGTGATCGCCCTGATGCTGCAGGCTAACCCTAACCTTACCCCCCGCCAGGTGGAAGAAATTTTAATTGCTACTTCCCGTCCCCTCCCCCTGACTGCTTGA
- the metH gene encoding methionine synthase: MPHPFLQRLHSPDRPVIVFDGGMGTALQMQNLTAADFGGAQYEGCNEYLVISQPEAVAKVHRAYLEAGADVIETNTFGATSIVLAEYDLAALAYEINREAAALAKSIAQSYSTPDKPRFVAGSIGPTTKLPTLLHIQFEQMEQAYREQVEGLLDGGVDLLIVETCQDILQIKSALRAIESVFQDRKERVPLMVSVTMETTGTMLVGTEINAVVTILEPFKIDILGMNCATGPDRMTEHIKYLSAHSPFVISCIPNAGLPENVGGKAVYRLSPADLAHHLRYFVEELGVQIIGGCCGTTPEHIRALAEIAKDLKPKPRQPFHPPSCASIYTSQPYKQDNSFLIIGERLNASGSKKCRDLLNAEDWDGLVALARSQVKEGAHVIDVNVDYVGRDGVRDMRELVSRLVTNVTLPLMLDSTEWEKMEAGLKVAGGKCILNSTNYEDGEERFFKVLELAKSYGAGVVIGTIDEEGMARTAEKKLQIAQRAYHQALEFGIPPHEIFFDPLALPISTGIEEDRANGAATIEAIKRIRQAMPECHILLGVSNISFGLNPVARVVLNSVFLHLACQAGMDSAIVHASKILPLHKLSAEEIALAEDLIFDRRRYDENGICVYDPLAEFSNRYAGVSTKEVKTEDNSLTIEEKLKRHIIDGERQKLEEHLQEALQKYAPLDIINEILLEGMKVVGELFGSGQMQLPFVLQSAETMKAAVAYLEPFMEKAEGAHKGTFVIATVKGDVHDIGKNLVDIILSNNGYRVINIGIKQPVENIIAAYEEHKADCIAMSGLLVKSTAFMKENLEEFNRRGITVPVILGGAALTPKFVYEDCQQTYHGQVIYGKDAFSDLNFMDAYMQAKAQGRWDDRLGFLDEKGNPIKVDLERTEKREEKEEPKEDKVVDTKRSEAVPVDIPRPQPPFWGTRILTPADIPLAEVFWYLDVQALVAGQWQFRKPKEQSRSEYEVFLQEKVYPILAAWQERVIQEHLLEPQVVYGYFPAVAEGNTVFIFDPEEPRGESIASFTFPRQKSGRRLCIADFYAPRELGIRDVFPMQAVTVGEIATEYAQKLFQDNQYTDYLYFHGLAVQMAEALAEWTHARIRRELGFGEQEPDNIHAVLQQKYVGSRYSFGYPACPNMQDQYTLLDLLEAKRIGMYMDESEQLYPEQSTTAIIAYHPVAKYFSA; encoded by the coding sequence ATGCCCCATCCTTTCCTGCAACGTCTGCATAGTCCCGATCGCCCCGTTATCGTTTTTGATGGCGGTATGGGGACAGCTCTGCAAATGCAAAACCTGACAGCAGCAGACTTTGGTGGTGCCCAGTATGAAGGGTGTAACGAATATTTGGTGATTAGCCAGCCTGAGGCGGTGGCAAAAGTCCATCGTGCTTACCTAGAGGCGGGGGCAGACGTAATTGAGACGAATACCTTTGGTGCTACCTCCATTGTCTTGGCGGAATATGACCTCGCAGCTCTAGCCTATGAGATCAACAGGGAAGCAGCAGCCCTAGCTAAGTCAATCGCCCAATCCTACTCCACACCCGATAAGCCCAGATTTGTGGCTGGCTCGATCGGTCCTACTACTAAGCTCCCTACTCTATTGCATATTCAGTTTGAGCAAATGGAGCAGGCGTATCGGGAACAGGTGGAGGGACTACTAGATGGTGGTGTCGACCTTTTGATTGTGGAAACCTGCCAGGATATTTTGCAGATTAAGTCAGCACTAAGAGCGATCGAGTCTGTCTTCCAGGACAGAAAAGAGAGAGTGCCCCTGATGGTCTCTGTCACTATGGAAACGACGGGCACTATGCTGGTGGGGACGGAAATAAACGCCGTAGTCACGATTCTGGAACCCTTTAAGATTGACATTTTGGGCATGAACTGTGCTACAGGTCCCGATCGGATGACTGAACACATCAAGTATCTATCTGCCCACTCTCCCTTTGTCATTTCTTGTATTCCTAATGCAGGGTTGCCAGAAAATGTGGGGGGGAAAGCAGTCTATCGCCTATCGCCAGCGGATTTAGCCCATCATCTGCGGTATTTTGTGGAAGAACTAGGCGTGCAGATTATTGGTGGTTGTTGCGGTACGACGCCTGAACATATTCGCGCCTTGGCAGAAATTGCCAAAGACCTCAAGCCCAAGCCCCGTCAACCATTCCATCCCCCCAGTTGTGCTTCTATCTACACCTCCCAGCCCTACAAGCAGGATAATTCCTTTTTGATCATTGGTGAAAGGTTGAATGCCAGTGGTTCGAAAAAATGTCGTGATCTCTTGAACGCGGAAGATTGGGATGGTTTGGTGGCACTAGCCCGCTCCCAGGTGAAAGAAGGTGCCCATGTCATTGATGTGAATGTGGACTATGTGGGTAGGGATGGGGTGCGGGATATGCGGGAATTGGTGTCCCGTCTGGTGACTAATGTCACTCTGCCCTTGATGTTGGATTCCACGGAGTGGGAAAAGATGGAAGCGGGCTTGAAAGTAGCAGGGGGCAAGTGCATCCTCAACTCTACTAACTATGAAGATGGGGAAGAACGATTTTTCAAAGTCCTAGAGCTGGCAAAGAGCTACGGAGCAGGAGTAGTGATTGGCACGATCGATGAAGAGGGGATGGCACGCACAGCAGAGAAGAAATTGCAAATTGCCCAGAGGGCTTATCACCAGGCATTAGAGTTTGGTATTCCTCCCCATGAGATTTTCTTCGACCCCCTAGCTTTACCCATTTCTACAGGTATAGAAGAAGACCGCGCCAACGGCGCAGCCACGATCGAGGCAATTAAGCGTATTCGGCAAGCCATGCCTGAGTGCCACATTTTGCTGGGGGTATCTAACATCTCTTTTGGTCTCAATCCCGTTGCCCGCGTGGTGTTGAACTCTGTTTTTTTGCATTTAGCCTGTCAAGCAGGGATGGATAGTGCGATCGTGCATGCTAGTAAGATTCTGCCCCTGCACAAACTGTCTGCAGAAGAGATTGCCCTGGCAGAGGATTTGATTTTCGATCGACGGCGTTATGACGAAAACGGTATTTGTGTATATGACCCCCTAGCGGAATTTAGCAATCGCTATGCGGGAGTCTCGACGAAGGAAGTGAAAACAGAGGACAACAGTCTTACGATTGAAGAGAAGTTAAAGCGCCATATCATTGATGGGGAGCGACAAAAGTTAGAAGAACACCTGCAAGAGGCATTACAAAAGTATGCACCCCTAGACATCATCAATGAGATTCTCCTAGAGGGCATGAAAGTAGTGGGGGAGCTATTCGGGTCGGGGCAGATGCAGTTGCCCTTTGTCCTGCAGAGTGCGGAAACAATGAAGGCAGCGGTGGCATATTTGGAACCCTTCATGGAAAAAGCAGAGGGAGCACACAAGGGTACATTTGTTATTGCTACTGTTAAGGGAGATGTGCACGACATTGGTAAGAACTTGGTAGATATTATTCTCTCTAACAATGGCTATCGCGTCATCAACATTGGCATCAAACAGCCCGTGGAAAACATCATTGCTGCCTACGAAGAACACAAGGCGGACTGTATTGCCATGAGTGGTCTGTTGGTGAAATCCACTGCCTTTATGAAAGAGAATTTGGAGGAATTCAATCGGCGGGGGATTACTGTACCTGTCATTTTAGGGGGAGCGGCTCTCACACCCAAGTTTGTCTATGAAGACTGTCAGCAGACCTACCACGGTCAAGTAATCTACGGCAAAGATGCTTTCTCTGACCTGAACTTTATGGATGCCTACATGCAGGCAAAGGCGCAGGGCAGGTGGGACGATCGCTTAGGTTTTTTGGATGAAAAGGGCAATCCCATCAAGGTAGATTTGGAAAGAACAGAGAAGAGAGAGGAGAAAGAAGAGCCAAAAGAAGACAAGGTGGTAGACACCAAGCGATCGGAAGCTGTCCCTGTGGATATTCCTCGCCCGCAGCCGCCGTTTTGGGGGACACGCATACTTACGCCCGCCGACATTCCTTTGGCAGAGGTATTCTGGTATCTAGACGTACAGGCGCTAGTGGCAGGGCAGTGGCAATTCCGTAAACCAAAGGAACAGTCCCGATCGGAGTATGAGGTCTTTTTACAAGAGAAGGTTTATCCCATCTTGGCGGCCTGGCAAGAGAGAGTGATCCAAGAGCACTTACTAGAACCCCAAGTAGTATATGGTTATTTTCCTGCAGTGGCAGAAGGGAATACAGTCTTTATCTTTGATCCTGAGGAACCTAGGGGAGAATCGATTGCTAGTTTTACTTTTCCGCGGCAGAAGTCAGGACGCCGTTTGTGCATAGCAGACTTTTATGCCCCCAGAGAACTGGGAATAAGAGATGTTTTTCCTATGCAGGCGGTGACTGTGGGAGAGATAGCGACGGAATATGCCCAAAAACTCTTCCAGGACAATCAATACACTGACTATCTTTACTTCCATGGTTTAGCTGTGCAGATGGCAGAGGCATTGGCGGAATGGACACACGCCCGCATTCGGCGCGAGCTGGGCTTTGGGGAACAGGAACCAGACAACATCCATGCCGTCCTACAACAGAAATACGTGGGATCGCGCTATAGCTTTGGCTACCCTGCTTGTCCTAACATGCAAGACCAGTACACCCTCCTTGATCTGTTAGAGGCAAAACGAATTGGCATGTACATGGACGAAAGCGAGCAACTCTACCCCGAGCAGTCCACTACTGCCATCATTGCCTATCACCCCGTTGCCAAATATTTCAGTGCGTAA
- a CDS encoding CPBP family intramembrane metalloprotease: MLQSLRRFCFLILSVFACYIIFLNLYRSWFTPPPQTRLDRLQTDLILQAITSDRVRSFLDKDLINNFYRLALDDYLKVTDRSQVIYQVGLLYIKTGQLEKAFTLWEEEDSLQMCLRHLWQPNPQVLSGAEDLIKQKLDGWYEYFALYRLYELAKPQLLPVFTLQETIEAESAFVRLIIVNFIPIVGSLLGLVVLIVYGLKLRQSDRLAWQIPWDGETLWYVLVSWFCTYTLVAQTLPRVLGGWFSNFNFGQAFVIGISYVGSMVPLLVIFRIFLSRFPNWQSILYKFSPLNWKTILWGGGGYLGAIPLVVSSSLVQQFALRGRGGGNPLLEIISHSQNYWSITIFWITLGISAPLFEELLFRGFLLPTFTKYLHIRVAILLSALLFAVAHMNINDILPLTVLGVVLGVVYDRSRNLISPIVLHSLWNTGSFVSILLLSS; the protein is encoded by the coding sequence ATGCTCCAGAGTCTGCGTCGCTTCTGCTTTCTTATTCTCTCTGTCTTTGCTTGTTATATCATCTTTCTTAACCTTTATCGCAGTTGGTTTACTCCCCCGCCCCAAACTCGCCTCGATCGTTTACAAACTGACCTGATTCTACAGGCGATCACTAGCGATCGGGTGCGGTCTTTTTTGGATAAAGACTTAATTAACAATTTCTACCGCCTTGCCCTGGATGACTATCTGAAGGTAACAGACCGCAGCCAGGTTATTTATCAGGTGGGATTGTTGTATATCAAGACGGGACAACTAGAAAAGGCTTTCACCCTGTGGGAGGAAGAAGATAGTCTGCAGATGTGTCTGCGCCACCTATGGCAACCAAACCCCCAAGTTTTATCAGGGGCGGAAGATTTGATTAAACAAAAGTTGGACGGTTGGTACGAGTATTTTGCTCTCTATCGCCTCTACGAACTAGCTAAACCCCAACTATTACCTGTATTTACTCTGCAAGAAACGATCGAGGCAGAATCAGCTTTTGTGCGTTTAATCATAGTCAATTTTATTCCCATTGTTGGTAGTTTGCTCGGTCTAGTTGTGCTAATTGTTTATGGCTTAAAACTGCGGCAAAGCGATCGGTTAGCATGGCAAATACCCTGGGATGGGGAAACTCTATGGTACGTCTTAGTTAGTTGGTTTTGCACTTATACTTTGGTAGCGCAAACTTTGCCCAGAGTTTTGGGAGGGTGGTTTAGTAATTTTAATTTTGGTCAGGCATTTGTTATTGGCATTAGTTACGTTGGTTCCATGGTGCCACTACTGGTAATTTTCAGGATTTTCTTGAGCAGATTTCCTAACTGGCAAAGTATTCTATATAAGTTTTCTCCCCTCAACTGGAAAACTATACTATGGGGAGGGGGGGGATACCTGGGGGCTATTCCCCTAGTGGTTTCTAGCTCCTTAGTGCAACAATTTGCTTTACGCGGTCGCGGGGGTGGGAACCCGTTGCTAGAAATCATTAGCCACAGCCAAAATTACTGGTCAATCACTATTTTCTGGATTACTTTAGGTATCAGTGCGCCCCTATTTGAAGAACTATTGTTTAGAGGTTTTTTACTACCTACTTTTACTAAGTACCTCCATATCAGAGTAGCAATTTTGCTCAGTGCCCTCCTATTTGCTGTAGCTCACATGAATATAAATGACATACTGCCTTTGACAGTTTTAGGCGTTGTTTTGGGTGTGGTCTACGACCGCAGTCGCAACCTCATCAGTCCTATTGTGCTACACAGCCTGTGGAATACAGGCAGCTTTGTTTCAATCTTGCTCTTGAGTAGCTGA
- the pheT gene encoding phenylalanine--tRNA ligase subunit beta has translation MRISLRWLRELVDFDLDAYALAEKLTMAGFEVEDIEDRWSWAEGVVVGKILQAVRHPNADKLQVCQVDVGQGQPLQIVCGAANARAGLYVPVATVGTFLPKAGEGLRIKAAKLRGERSEGMICSLAELGLEKESAGIHEFPLELPLGADVRPYLGLDDVILDVTSTANRADALSVVGIAREVAALTGGKLKLPEVKTISIPLADWLTVADPKACPAYIGTVVEGVKVAPSPPWLQQKLKACGMRPINNIVDITNYILLLWGQPLHSFDRDKLDPELKIGVRHARRGETLKTLDGQERALETVNLVITSNDRAVALAGVMGGESSEVSDSTTNILLEAALFDQAVIRRSARSQGLRTEASARYERGVNQATLEIAARHALQLIEELAGGTVSQQAVVDYRQPLTRRIELSLDQVRSILGYLEEGIEITGEIVEDTLGRLGFTLTKQEADRWQVTVPPYRYADIERPIDLIEEIARIYGYDRFSESLPALTVGGYLPPEQEFLRQLRSCLLGLGLTEVMHNSLRLPNDCQSDQVLLTNPIAQEYSALRSDLISGLIDACCFNLSQGNGIIPAFEIGRVFRLQDGEVIEADHVAGLVGTRLDRSWRAQPPMDWFMAKGLLEAIFDRFNLTVEYQPDCKDQRLHPGRTASLWLNGNRLGTLGQLHPQYRAERELPPAIYVFELDLEVLYDVILDRSVPVFQPFSLFPASDRDIAFFARIDITVAEIQRAIVQAAGDILESVTLFDEYRGEGVPAGHRSLAFRLVYRLADRTLTDDDVNPVHQRVRDMLEEKFSVILRS, from the coding sequence ATGCGCATTTCCCTCCGTTGGCTGCGTGAGTTGGTAGATTTCGACCTCGATGCCTATGCCCTGGCGGAAAAGTTGACTATGGCAGGGTTTGAAGTAGAAGACATTGAAGACCGCTGGAGTTGGGCTGAGGGTGTTGTGGTGGGCAAGATTTTACAGGCAGTGCGCCATCCCAACGCGGATAAATTGCAGGTCTGCCAAGTGGATGTGGGGCAAGGGCAACCTTTGCAGATTGTCTGTGGGGCAGCGAATGCGCGGGCAGGCTTGTATGTGCCAGTGGCGACGGTGGGAACATTTTTACCCAAGGCGGGGGAGGGGTTGCGGATTAAGGCGGCAAAATTGCGGGGGGAACGCTCGGAGGGGATGATCTGCTCCTTAGCGGAACTGGGGTTAGAGAAAGAGTCTGCCGGTATCCATGAATTTCCCCTGGAATTACCCTTGGGGGCAGATGTACGCCCCTATCTGGGTTTAGACGATGTGATTTTAGATGTCACTTCCACTGCAAATCGAGCGGATGCCCTCAGTGTCGTGGGGATTGCCAGGGAAGTAGCTGCCCTCACCGGGGGAAAATTGAAGTTGCCAGAGGTAAAAACGATCTCTATTCCCCTAGCCGACTGGTTGACGGTGGCTGACCCCAAAGCCTGTCCCGCCTACATTGGCACAGTAGTAGAGGGGGTAAAAGTGGCTCCCAGCCCCCCTTGGCTGCAACAGAAACTAAAGGCCTGCGGTATGCGTCCCATCAACAACATAGTAGATATTACTAATTACATTTTGCTCCTGTGGGGGCAGCCTCTGCACAGTTTCGATCGGGACAAACTGGACCCTGAGCTAAAGATTGGTGTGCGGCACGCTCGGCGGGGAGAGACTCTGAAAACCCTGGACGGACAGGAACGTGCCCTGGAAACTGTCAATTTAGTTATTACCAGTAACGATCGTGCGGTTGCCCTAGCAGGGGTGATGGGGGGGGAGAGCAGTGAAGTCAGTGACAGCACCACCAATATTTTGTTAGAGGCGGCGCTCTTTGATCAAGCAGTGATTCGCAGGTCAGCCCGCAGTCAGGGTTTGCGCACAGAGGCATCAGCAAGGTATGAACGGGGTGTCAACCAAGCTACCTTAGAAATTGCCGCTCGCCATGCTCTACAACTGATTGAGGAGCTAGCAGGAGGTACGGTTAGCCAGCAGGCGGTGGTAGATTATCGCCAACCTTTGACCCGCAGGATCGAGTTAAGTCTGGACCAAGTACGGAGTATTTTAGGCTACTTGGAAGAGGGGATAGAGATAACAGGCGAGATTGTAGAGGATACCCTTGGTCGTCTTGGTTTTACTTTGACCAAGCAGGAAGCAGATAGGTGGCAGGTGACAGTGCCCCCCTACCGTTACGCTGATATTGAGCGTCCTATAGATTTAATTGAAGAAATTGCCCGCATCTACGGCTACGACCGCTTTAGTGAGAGTCTACCCGCTTTGACGGTGGGGGGATATTTGCCCCCAGAGCAGGAGTTTTTACGGCAGTTGCGTTCCTGCCTGTTGGGTCTAGGCTTGACAGAAGTGATGCACAACTCCTTGCGCTTACCTAATGATTGTCAGTCTGATCAGGTACTGTTAACCAATCCCATTGCCCAGGAATACAGTGCCTTGCGGTCTGATCTAATCAGCGGTTTAATTGATGCCTGTTGTTTTAATTTAAGTCAAGGGAATGGCATTATTCCTGCTTTTGAGATAGGGCGGGTCTTTCGTCTGCAAGACGGGGAAGTGATCGAAGCTGACCATGTGGCAGGGCTTGTAGGGACAAGGCTAGACCGATCGTGGCGGGCGCAACCTCCTATGGACTGGTTTATGGCGAAGGGTTTACTAGAAGCTATCTTCGATCGGTTTAATTTGACCGTGGAATATCAACCGGATTGCAAAGACCAACGCTTACATCCCGGCAGGACAGCGTCCCTGTGGCTAAATGGCAATCGTTTGGGTACCCTGGGGCAACTCCATCCCCAATACCGTGCTGAAAGAGAATTACCCCCTGCCATCTATGTTTTTGAATTGGATTTAGAAGTTTTGTATGATGTCATTCTCGATCGTTCTGTACCCGTCTTCCAGCCTTTTTCTCTCTTTCCTGCCAGTGATAGAGATATTGCTTTTTTTGCCAGGATCGATATTACAGTGGCAGAAATTCAACGGGCGATTGTGCAGGCGGCGGGGGATATTTTGGAGTCAGTAACTCTCTTTGATGAATACAGAGGCGAAGGCGTACCGGCAGGACATCGCAGTTTAGCCTTTCGTTTAGTCTATCGTTTAGCCGATCGCACCCTGACCGACGATGATGTTAACCCTGTGCATCAGAGAGTGAGGGATATGCTGGAGGAAAAATTCTCAGTAATTTTACGCAGTTAG
- the clpS gene encoding ATP-dependent Clp protease adapter ClpS: MSTQTIERTSTVRKLAPRYRVLLHNDDFNTMEYVVMTLMQVVNGLTQPQAVDIMMEAHTNGVALVITCVKEHAEYYCEGLKSKGLTSTIEPED; this comes from the coding sequence ATGTCTACCCAAACGATCGAGCGCACTAGTACAGTCCGCAAGTTAGCGCCGCGCTACCGTGTTCTGCTCCACAACGACGACTTCAATACGATGGAGTATGTCGTGATGACCTTGATGCAGGTAGTCAACGGTTTAACCCAGCCCCAAGCTGTGGATATAATGATGGAAGCTCACACTAATGGGGTCGCTCTAGTAATTACCTGCGTCAAAGAGCACGCGGAGTACTACTGCGAAGGCTTAAAAAGTAAGGGACTGACAAGCACCATTGAACCCGAAGACTAA
- a CDS encoding NAD(P)H-quinone oxidoreductase subunit M → MLIKCTTRHVHIYSATVKDDKLVESETELTLDLDPDNEFNWSASAVEKVNKKFEELVADYKGADLTDYNVRRIGSDLEHFIRSLLQKGEITYNLNHRVLNYSMGLPQVINTEAEEK, encoded by the coding sequence ATGTTAATTAAATGCACAACCCGTCATGTCCATATTTATAGCGCCACTGTCAAAGATGACAAGTTGGTGGAAAGTGAAACCGAACTCACCCTTGACCTTGACCCCGACAATGAGTTTAACTGGTCTGCCAGCGCTGTGGAAAAGGTGAACAAAAAGTTTGAGGAATTGGTGGCAGACTACAAGGGGGCAGATTTGACTGATTACAATGTCAGAAGAATCGGGTCTGATCTAGAGCATTTCATCCGTTCTTTGTTGCAAAAGGGGGAGATCACCTACAATCTCAACCACCGCGTCTTAAACTATAGCATGGGTTTACCGCAAGTGATCAATACTGAAGCAGAGGAAAAATAA
- a CDS encoding CPBP family intramembrane metalloprotease, with the protein MNPKTNPLQKIRALRAPGRLGLFLSCLLLFWLPIAIPVYLTVGEQSGTYLMIWLYCLFVWFIGFWGKRIEEQSHPYRYYGLRFDRGALGEFFLGLGVGAGSYLLLLQIQVWLEWAEWQYLNEAPKYILPGLLLGLGVGFAEELLFRGWLLTELERDYSPNRSLWISTTIFTVCHFLSWDAIFYRWTQFWGLLLLGRNLVLARRLTEGRLALPIGFHGGLVWVHAVVDMGRLFLGLEVVPSVITGIRGNPLAGLLGLLFLLGLGKIADVILYRQRKPPKLPS; encoded by the coding sequence TTGAACCCGAAGACTAATCCGCTGCAAAAAATTAGAGCACTCCGTGCCCCTGGCAGATTGGGGCTTTTTTTGTCTTGCCTCCTCCTGTTTTGGCTGCCCATTGCCATCCCCGTTTACTTGACTGTCGGGGAGCAAAGTGGGACATATTTGATGATTTGGCTCTACTGCCTGTTCGTCTGGTTTATTGGCTTCTGGGGCAAACGCATTGAGGAACAATCCCACCCTTACCGATACTATGGACTTCGGTTCGATCGGGGGGCGCTAGGGGAGTTTTTCCTTGGCTTGGGGGTTGGGGCAGGTAGCTACTTGTTACTACTGCAAATTCAAGTGTGGCTAGAGTGGGCAGAGTGGCAGTACCTCAATGAGGCACCTAAATATATTCTCCCTGGGTTATTACTGGGTCTGGGGGTGGGCTTTGCGGAAGAACTCCTATTTCGGGGTTGGTTGTTGACGGAACTGGAACGGGACTATAGCCCTAATCGCTCTCTTTGGATCAGTACTACTATTTTTACTGTCTGCCATTTTTTGAGTTGGGATGCCATCTTTTACCGCTGGACTCAGTTTTGGGGTCTCCTGCTCCTAGGGCGCAATTTGGTATTGGCGCGGCGCTTGACTGAAGGAAGATTGGCGTTACCGATCGGTTTCCATGGGGGCTTGGTGTGGGTGCATGCTGTTGTCGATATGGGGCGCTTATTTTTGGGGCTGGAAGTAGTACCGTCGGTTATTACAGGGATCAGGGGAAATCCCTTGGCAGGACTGCTGGGTTTGTTATTTTTACTGGGCTTGGGCAAAATTGCTGATGTCATCCTCTACCGCCAGCGGAAACCACCTAAGCTCCCCTCCTAG
- a CDS encoding DUF2996 domain-containing protein, whose amino-acid sequence MTEVATPSFTDYMTGELIPAIQKAFSDRGISDLTLEYKDLKLQGRWRNNQRQFLLFFAKEDVNGQKAFACSDGQAQPQTIEPFLGDERKVDTNLIVFGLMQRLNAQKWLLPN is encoded by the coding sequence ATGACAGAAGTAGCAACTCCTTCCTTTACTGACTACATGACCGGCGAACTGATCCCTGCCATTCAAAAAGCATTTAGCGATCGGGGTATCAGTGATTTAACTCTGGAATACAAAGACCTCAAACTGCAGGGTAGGTGGCGCAATAACCAAAGACAATTCCTCCTATTTTTTGCTAAGGAAGACGTGAACGGGCAGAAAGCCTTCGCTTGCAGTGATGGACAAGCACAACCCCAAACGATCGAACCTTTTTTGGGCGACGAACGCAAGGTGGATACTAATTTGATTGTTTTTGGTCTCATGCAAAGACTGAATGCCCAAAAGTGGTTGCTGCCTAACTGA